Genomic DNA from Clostridium sp. BJN0013:
AAAAATTTATTATGATGAAGATAGTAATTTGGATTTATTGAGGGATAAAACAGTGGCAGTTTTAGGCTATGGAAGCCAAGGTCACGCTCACGCACAAAACCTAAAAGACAGTGGAATTAATGTGGTAGTTGGCTTATATAAAGGCAGCAAGTCCTGGAGAAGGGCAGAAGAAGATGGTTTTGAAGTGGTGGAAGCTGCAGGTGCTGTAAAAAAAGCAGATTTAGTTATGATACTGATTCCAGATGAAAAGCAAAAGGGTTTATATATTGACAGTGTTAAAGATAATTTGACAGAGGGAAAAGTACTTATGTTTGCCCATGGATTCAACATACATTTCAATCAGATAACCCCTCCAGAAAATGTGGATGTAATTATGGTTGCACCTAAAGGACCGGGACATATTGTAAGAAGAGAGTATACAGAAGGAAAGGGAGTTCCATGCCTGTATGCAGTATATCAGGACTATAGTGGAAAAGCTAAGGATTATGCACTGGCTTATGCCAAAGGAATTGGCGGCACAAGGGGAGGAGTACTTGAAACTACATTTAAAGATGAGACAGAAACAGATTTATTTGGAGAACAGGTAGTACTTTGTGGAGGAGTATCCGAGCTTATAAAAGCAGGATTTGAAACTCTGGTTGAAGCAGGATATGCACCTGAAAATGCATATTTTGAGTGCATGCATGAGATGAAATTAATTGTAGATTTAATGAATGAAGGCGGATTAAGCTATATGAGATACTCCATAAGTGATACTGCTGAATATGGAGATTACAGCATAGGCAAGAGAATAATAACAGAGGATACAAGAAAGGAAATGAAAAAGGTATTGGGAGAAATTCAAGACGGTACTTTTGCTAAGAACTGGATATTGGAAAACCAGACAGGAAGACCTTCATTTATTGCAAAGAGAAAAAAAGAACAGAACCATCCTATTGAAGTAGTGGGGAAAAAACTTAGATCTATGATGTCCTGGATAAATAGTAAATAATTATAGATTGGCAAAGATATATAAAGAGATATATAAATTAAAGGGGGATATTATTATGAAGATGAAAGGAGCTGAAGTACTATTAAAATGTATGATAGAACAAGGTGTGGATACCATATTTGGTTATCCAGGAGGAACCGTGATACCTATTTATGATGCATTATATAGTACAAAAGAAATAAAGCATATATTGACTGCCCATGAGCAAGGGGCTACTCATGCAGCAGATGGATATGCAAGATCAACGGGAAAGGTTGGGGTAGCAATTGTAACTTCTGGTCCAGGAACAACTAATACCATAACAGGAATTGCCACAGCTTATGCAGATTCTATTCCCATAGTGGTATTTACCGGACAGGTACCTTTAAATCTTTTAGGAAAAAATTCTTTTCAGGAAGTAAATACTAAAAGTATTACAGATTCTATAACTAAGAAAAATTATATTGTAGATAAACCAGAGAATTTACCAACTATAGTAAGAGAAGCTTTTAAGGTAGCAGCTAGTGGAAGACCAGGACCTGTAGTGGTAGATATACCTAAAGATATGCAGACAGCAGAAATTGATTATGAAGTACAGGAAAAGTTACCTTTAGAAGTCAATTTACAACAAAAATCCTATGAAAATGATTTAAATAAAGTGGCAGATATGATAAACAGTAGTGAGAGGCCTGTAGTATATTCTGGTGGAGGAACAATAATAGCTGGAGCACAAGAAGAGCTTATGGAGTTTATCCAAAAAATAGATTCACCTATTACCTGTTCTCTTATGGGAATAGGAGCTTTTCCAGGAGATAGTGAGTACTATATGGGTATGGTAGGTATGCACGGTACGCCATGTTCTAATCGTGCTGTAAGTAATTGTGATTTACTTATAGCTGTGGGAGCTCGTTTTAGTGATAGAGTTACAAGTAAAGTTTCATCTTTTGCACCAAAGGCAAAGATTATTCATATAGATATAGATCCAAAGGAATTCGGAAAGATTGTGAATGTGAATATGCCTGTAACTGGAGATATAAAAGATATACTTCAAAAGTTGAATAAAAAATTAGATAAATTGAATCATACTACATGGATGAACGAAATAAGACATTGGAAACAAAGTCAAAGAGATCCTTTTAAAGATAGGTGTGAATTAAGTCCTAAGTTTATAATGGAAACACTATATAGTCTTACCAAAGGAGATTGTATAGTGACCACAGAAGTAGGACAGCACCAGATGTGGGCTGCACAATACTTTACGTTCTTAAAACCTAGAACTTTTATATCATCCGGTGGACTTGGAACCATGGGATACGGACTTGGAGCTTCCATAGGCGCATTTATGGGTAATCCTAATAAGAAAGTAATAAATGTAGCAGGAGATGGAAGTTTTAAAATGAATTCCACTGAGCTGGTTACTATATCCAGGTACAGATTACCAATAGTTCAATTGCTTTTAAATAATCATGCTCTAGGTATGGTTCACCAGTGGCAGGATATGTTTTATGATAGAAGATTTTCACAGACAGAATTTGGTCCAGAAGTAGACTTTATGAAGCTGGGGGCGGCTTATGGAATAAAGACGTTTAAGATACAATCTAACAGTGAAGTAGAGGAATGTCTGAAAGAAGCTTTAAGTTTAAATGAACCTGTTATTATAGAATGTGTCATTGATACTAAGGTAAAGGTACATCCTATGGTTCCACCAGGTGCAGCCATATCAGAATTTATAGAATAAAAACGCAAGGCTAAATTAAGAAAATATTTTTGAGGAAATTTGTATAGTGTAATGCTATGCTGATTTCCTTTTTATTTTGGTTATTTTTAAACTACTCTATTGTTGTATTTTCAATTGGAATATTTTAAAGAATTAGTTATAATTAATTAAAAGAGATTAAGTGCTAGGAAGTGATTGGATGAAAGTTCAAGAATCAGCAGAAAATTATTTGGAAACTATATTGGTGTTAAGTAAACGAAATGATACTGTGAGGTCAATTGATATTGTAAGAGAATTAGGCTTTTCAAAGCCCAGCATAAGTGTGGCTATGAAAAATTTGAGGCAGAATAATTACATAGTTATGGATGATGAAGGATATATTGAACTCACTTCAGAAGGATTTGAAATAGCTGCTAAAATGTATGAACGTCATACTATTATTTCGAAGTTGTTAGTTAAACTAGGAGTGGATGAAAAAAAAGCGGTAGAGGATGCATGTAGGATTGAACATGTAATCAGTGAGGAAAGTTTCGAAGCTATAAAAAAAGCAGCAGGTAAGATGAACAGGTGATTTTCAGTGGGGACTGGCAGGAGACCATAAGGCTCAGTACCTGTCCTAACCCTTTTCCCAAAGATGGTAATTTCCCTTATGCGATTTTACATAAATTTTAACATTTATCGTCAATAAAAAATTTAAAGACTATTTGGATTAAAAAAAGTCTAAACAGAGTAGTAATAAAAAATAATTTTTTATATAATGGTATTAGTTAGTCATATCTAACTAATACCATTATTGTATTTAATGTGCCCAAATATCAAATTCCTTTTAGGCTCACTCTAATATATGTTTTTCTCAATATTTTAAGAAAACATTTAACCATTAAATCAAGATTTGGTAAGTTATGAAGGTAAATGATAATGAGTAACATTCGATATGCATTTTCATTCAAAAACAAGTATGGTTTTGAATGAAAATTTCATATTGACAAATTGTATTCAAATAAAATATTAAGGGGGAATCTATTTGAGATTAAGAAAAATCTTAGGATTAATAGTGGGTGTGGTAATGTTATTTTCAACCACTGTTCTTGCAGAATCTTCATATTCTTTGAACCAGAAAAGAATTTTTGGAAAAGATAGATATGAGACTTCATCACTTATAAGCAAAAATGGCTGGGAAAGTGCTTCTAGTGTAGTAATATGCAATGGGAAAAATTTTCCAGATGCACTTTGCGCTGCACCTCTTGCAAAAAAGTATAATGCACCAATTTTACTTACCAGTAAATCAGGTTTAAGTGAAAGTATAAAGGAAGAATTATCAAGGCTAAATCCTGACAAAGTGACAGTCATAGGCGGAAGTGGAGTTATATCAGACAAGGTAATATCTGAAATAAAAGCTGCAGCACCTAAGGCCAGTGATATAACAAGACTGGGGGGAGCTACAAGATACGACACTTCAGAAATGATTGCCGATAAAGTTGGAAAAAGTTCTTCAATAGTGTTGGTTTCAGGAAAGGCCCCATCAGATGCACTCTCCATAAGTTATATAGCCGCCAACAAGGGCATGCCTATTTTATTAGCAGATAGAAAGGAAGATGTATCAGAGTATTCAAAAAATAACAGTGTAGAAAAGGCCTATATAATAGGGGGAGAATCCTTGGTATCAAAAGACATAGAAAGCATATTTAAAAATACCGAAAGAATATACGGGAAGGACAGATATGAAAGCAACCAAAAAATACTTGATAAATTTAAAGATGATATAAATTTTGGCAGTATATATCTGGCATCTGCCCAGTATAACGGAGTGGATCAATTTGCAGATGCATTATCCGTTTCAGCTCTGGCATCTAAAGATTGTAATCCTATAATATTAGTAAGCGGTACTATGAATAAGGATACAGTTAGTATAATAAAATCCAAAGTTGATAAAAGCAGCAAAGTAATAGCAATAGGTGGGACTCAACTTGTATCTGAAAATATAGTAACTACTTTGGTTAATGTAAACTCCTCTAATGATAATGATAATCAAGGGAATTCAGGAAGTTCTGGCGGTGGTGGAGGTGGAGGCTCTTCTAGCAGTAATCCATTTGCAGGAGGAAATGGTACTGTATCTTCTCCATATAAAATTGCCACTGCAGCACAGCTCAATAAAGTGCGAAGTTATTTAAACAAAAACTTTATTCTTACAGCAGATATTGATTTATCCAGCTATGCAAATTGGGAACCTATTGGTACTTTCAAACCTCTATCTGACAAAGAAGAGGATGCAGAAACACCAGATCCTGCTGTGGCCTTTAGTGGTACCTTTGACGGTAGAGGACATACTATTTCCAATTTAAAAGTAAATCGTTCTGAAAGTTTTGCATCGGGTTTGTTTGGATGCACTGTTGGAACTGGGGAAAAACCAAGTTCTATTTGTAATTTGAAGGTGCAAAATGCAGATGTGACTGGATTCTATTTGGTCGGCGGCGTAATTGGTCTTCAATATAAGGGCTGCACTGTAGAAAATATAACTCTGACTGGCAATAATAAAATTCAAGGTTCACAGGGTGTGGGCGGTATTGTAGGCACCAGTTTTGAGTGTATAAAGGGTTGTAATGCTATAGCAGATATCATAGTTTTAGGTAGTGATGGTGGTTGGGCAGGAGTTCTAGTTGGTGGAATGGAAGGCAGTTCTCTAATTGACTGTACGTCAACAGGGGGTTCAGTTACTGCAGAAGGTGATAATTGTAATGCTTTAGGTGGATTATCTGGAGGAATATATGCGGGAGTCCAAATTACAAATTGTCATGTTAATAATGTAATTATTACATCTTCAGGTCAAAATGATCGTCTTGTTGGTGGACTTATTGGCTTCACAGGAACTTATGGTCAGGATACACCTACTATGATAATAAACTGTTCAGCCAGCACTACTATCAGCACATCAGATAATACAACTTGCGTCGGAGGGCTAGTAGGAGGTAGTAAAGAGAGTGACACTCAGGCAATTCCTTCTTCTTTTGCCATTAAAAATTGTACAACTGCAGGTACCATTGTTGGTGGTTCTGAGTCAGTGGGAAGCATCACAGGATATGCCTATAATTCTACAGTGGAAAACTGCACAAGTACCATGACCGTTAATGGAAATGCAAATGTACCACAGATTGGGAAGTCAGAAACAACAGAACCTTCATTATTTGCAGGGGGAAGTGGTACAGAAGCTGATCCATATCAAATTGCTACTGCTAGTCAGCTAAATAATGTAAGAAAATATTTAGACAAGCATTATATACTAACAGCAGATATAGATTTATCAAGTTATGAAAATTGGGAATCTATTGGTACATTTAATTCACAGGCTGAGGATGATTCAGGATATTTTGCAAATGCATTTACTGGCAGCTTTGATGGAGACAATCATATTATTTCTAATTTGACTACCAATAGAAAAGATTCTGTAGGAGTAGGTTTAATAGGCGTTTCCACAAGTTCTTCTGTAGTAAAAAATCTTAAAATGGAAAATGTAAAAGCTGAAGGTACAATGGCAGTTGGTGCTGTGGTGGGTTATAACCAAGGTACAGTTGAAAACCTTATATTATCTGGAGACAATAACATAAGCGGTTATAACTGCATTGGTGGTATTTTAGGCGGCAATGAAGGCGGAGCCATTAAAAATTGTACTTCTGCTGCAACAATAAATATATTAGGTGACAATGTATTTGAAAATGGCAGATATATTTTACCTGACAATGCAGAATGCGGTGGTATCATCGTAGGAGGATCTTTTGGAGGAACAATTGATGGTTGCTCGGCTGAAGGTACAGTAAACTCAAAAGGAAGTAATGCCATGGGTCTTGGTGGTGTAGGTGGCTGCCTTGAAAATATGGAAAGTATTATAAATTGTAATGCAAAGGTGACTATCAATGCTGGAGAATCAGCTCATGGTGTAGGTGGACTTTGCGGATTTTCCGGAACATTTGATAAAGAAAATCCAGCTAAAATTTCTAATTGCAAAGTTACTGTAGCTATAAATGGCAAAGATGCTACACATACTGGTGGACTTGTTGGTACAGGCTTGTACATGAACAAGTACAATATGGAGAGTGTATTTATAATTTCTGGTTGTGAAGTTAATGCCACTATCAATGATACTGTTACTCCAGGAACAGTGGCTGGACGGGCTGAGGGAAGTATTATTGAAAGTTGTATAGCAAATGTAACTATAGATGGTGTATCTGATGGGCCGGAAATTGGAATTACAGATAGGCTTTTTGAAAGTGCAGAATAGAGCTAGCATTTTATATGAAAAATATAAATCTAAGATACTTCTTTAATAACAACAAAAAACGCTTTCTTAGCGGTGAATAATGATTTTTTAAACAACGGCTTTGAAATAAACATTAAAGCCGTTGTATTGTTTGGTATAGACTAATTGTATTCAAAAAAATAAACAAAATCTCCATTAATTTGATAAAGGTTCTTTATGTCTATTTATGAAAATGTACTTAAATTTTGTATAGAAAACTAAGTAGTGTTTACTTAAAGGAAGAAACAGTGTCTGGAGTTTATTTATATGATGGAGAATTAAAGAAGAAGGTATTTGTTTGCATTTCTGAACTGGATAAAAATTATAGGGTAGGGTTGTTATATTTTGATAGTAATAGGGGGTGAGAATATGAATACTATTTTAAGAAATAAATTAGATGATTTTTATGTAGACGATAATGCATATATTTTAATAGAAATATTGGATTACTCATCTTTAATGGATGATAGAGGGAGGATGTTTCATGTAATTCAAGATGGAAATAAGCAGTTGGAAATATATGCACAAAGAGTTCATAAAGGGAAAAATGATGGAATTGATAATTGGAAGTTTTATTATAGAATATATAATAATGGTAAAGTCTTAAAGGAGTTTGAAACAAGTATGATTTGGGAAAGATCAGAATTGAGAGATATATCAGAAGAATTAAAAGAGGTGGGGTTAATTTCTAAAAAGATACAGAGAAACATGATAATTTCTTATAAAAAGGAGTAATGGAAGAGAAAGGAGTAAGGTGGATTGAGACAAAACTCTAATTTAATGAAATTATATAATACTATTTTATCTTTAAATAGGGAACATGTGAAAGTGAGTTTTCCTGCTGAAATAGGAAAAGGTTTAGTATTACAATGGAGAATAAAGCAAGGTATTACAATTACTGATTGGAAAATGAATTATAATAGAGAAACATTAGTAAGAGAAAATTCTAGTCTCTATTTTGTCAATTTATGTTTTTGTGTAAAGGGAGAAATGTGTTGGGAACGTGAAAAGGATAGAAATGAAATAGAAGAAGGGGATATGTATTTATATCGGAGTAAAGGAGAATTAGAAGTTGGATATTATGAGAAAGAAAAAAACTATGAATTTATAAGTATAAAAATACCTGAATCCATTTTTATGGAAATTATAATGCAATATTTAGATGAAAGAGAATTTAAAAACGTGATTTATCACATAAATAAAGGTTTGAAATTTTCTGCAAATCACCATATAAATAGAATTTTATATTCTCTAAGAGAAATTCCTAAAAACAAAGGATTAGCAAGCATGTATTTAGAGGGTAAGCTTTATGAATTAATAGCAGTTTATTTATCCAATATAATAGAAAAGAATAGGGAATGTTATTATTCCATTAAGTTAACTTCAGAAGACGTTGATGCTATAAATAAAGCAAAAAATATTATAGACAATAATTTAACCAATTTACCTACTGTAAATGAATTGACAAAACTGGTTAATATTAATACATCTAAGTTGTCCCAAGGATTTCGAATGATATTTGGTGTACCAGTATATACTTATGGAATAAACCAAAGACTAGAATATGCTGCTTATTTATTAGACACAACGAATAAAAATATTGGAGAAATAGCCACTTTATTGGGGTATACCAATATGAGTCATTTTTCTTACGCCTTTAAAAAACAGTTTGGGCTACTTCCTAAAGAGTATAGAAAAAAATAAAATGAAAATTGATAAAATAAAAATGAAAATTGGTAGAAAAAGATTTTTATAGGGTTTATCATTTATACTGTAAAAGTTAGACAAAACTAACTAAACGGGTTAAGAATTTAAAAAGCATATTTTTTAATAGGTAAAAATATTTGGAGGTGAAATGAATGTTTGATAAGGTTTTTCAGTATGCAGGACCTCATAAAAAAGGAATGATTCAGGCAACGATTCTTGTTTTATTCAGTGTTATATCCGGTGTGTTTCCTTTCTTTATGGCATATCAGATTATTGCTCCTCTTGTTAGTGGAGAAAAGCTGAGTGTTTTTTATGTAAGTGTTCGGGTGTTTATGATTTTAATACTTTTAATTTTACAAGCGCTATTTTATGGATGGGGACTATCTATATCACATAAAGCGGCTTATGGAACACTATACCGTTTAAGAGTTTTACTGCAGGAAAAGTTGGAAAGCTTACCTTTGGGTGTAATTCAAGAAAAAGGAACTGAGCTTCTGAAAAAACTGTTTGTAGATGATGTAGACGGTTTGGAGATTTTGTTAGCCCATACATTACCGGAGGGAATTGCAAATCTTATGGTTCCTGTTGTGATTTATATTATGATGTTCATTGTGGATTGGAAATTAGCCTTTCTGTCTTTGGCATCTGTACCTTTCAGTGTTATTGCTATGAAGACTATGTATTCTATTGGAATGAAAAAAATGGGATCCTATTATCAAGCTGGTCAAATTATGAATAATACCATTATTGAGTACATTAATGGTATGGAAGTTATTAAAGTCTTTAATAAAGCAGGACAATCCTATGAACGCTTTGAAAGAGATGTAAAAAACTATAGGAATTTGACTTTGGGTTGGTATAAGGCTTGTTGGCCGTGGATGGCTATTTATAATAGTCTTCTGCCTTGTACTATTATTTTAACATTACCATTAGGCTCATGGCTTGTGTTAAGAGGTCATTCTATATTGCCTGATTTAATCTTAATTTTATGTTTATCTTTAAGTATAGGAATTCCGCTTTTGAGGGCATTAGGATTTTTACCAACAATGCCTCAGATAAATTACAAAATTATGGCGATAGAAGGGGTTTTGGAGAGTGAACCTTTAAAACATACAGGTAATGAATTTATTGGTAAAGATTATACCATTGAATATAAGAATGTAACCTTTGGATATGATGAAAAAGATGTTATTTCCAATATATCTTTTATTATTCATCCCAATAATACTGTTGCATTGGTTGGTAAATCCGGTTCCGGGAAAAGTACCTTAGCAAAACTGGTGCTAGTATAAAAATGTAGACACAAAAATTCGAACAATATAGAATAAAAGAAAAGGAGTGTCTATAAAGATGTCAAATAAATCCAAAAGATATACAGAAGATTTTAAAAATACAGTAGTAGAACTTTATAAATCAGGTAAATCTTTAAGTGAGTTAAACAGCGAATATGGCGCATCTAAATCAACAATAAAATCATGGGTTAAAAAATCAACACCTATACAGATAGATAATAACAAAACTATTACGACAGCTGATTATCAGGTATTGATGAAAAAAATGGCCAGGTTGGAGGAAGAAAATGAGATATTAAAAAAAGCTATGGCCATATTTGCAAAGAAAAATTAAATGTATTATACAAGTTTATTAAAGATAACAAAAATAATTATAGTATTAAGTTAATGTGTGAGGTTTTTAATGTACCAAGAAGTTCTTTTTATAAAAATTCCAGGTGCAGCCAGAGTACACGAAGTATTCAAAATGAACAGATTAAATCCTCTATTCTAGATATTTATAGAGATAGTAAGGAACGTTATGGTGCAATAAAAATAAATCATAAGCTTAGGCAGCTCAATATACTACTTGTAGCTTGTCTAACTTCAAGCTCAATCTTTGAATTTTCGATATTCCGAAGGAGACATACTGGTCATTTTCTTAAATGCGGCTGCAAATTTGCTTTGATTTTCATATCCAACCTTTCCTGATATCACCGCAATGCTGTCATATGAGTTTTGCAGCATAAATGCGGCGGTTTTGATTCTGTAATGGTGCATATAATTTCGGATTGTTGTTCCATAAATGCCTTTGAAGCAACTTTTCAATGTGGTTACGCCAATTCCATATTTTTTTGATATTTCTTCAATTGTAATGCGTTTATTCATATGTGTAATTAAATGGTCTCTTATTTGTCTTGTAATGGTTACTTGTTTTCTTGAATAATAGGGTCTTTCTTGATTTTGTTCTGAAATATTGTTACTGCTCAAAAAAAGTAATAGTTCAATCACTTTTATTTGATGATATGTGCGGCAGAGTTCTTCCTTTACTGGATAAGGTTGTGAAAAAATATGTTTTATTTCATTTCTGGCCCTCAGGATAAAGCAGTGATCCTGTACACATAGTTTTTTCATAAGTTTATATAAATCAATAGAATCTGGCAATTTCATTTTTTTGATGGATATCACTGCCTCATCTAAATAAATGATAATAGATATACCCTTAAAATATCCTAATGGGAAACTAGATGAAATCTTCTTACATGAAAAATTACTAATAGATAAATCACCCTTATTTAAATATATATAATCATTTTTTTAAACTCGCATTCATATCTGCCCTCTAGGCAATGATTGATTTCTATAATATTTGTATTTGTTATATTATTATTTGGGTTTATATTTAGTTGGAACAAATTATATGTCAATTGAATTCCTGGAAGTACTTCATACTTTATAAGTTTTCCTGTACCGCTCTGATTTTCGATATAGTATTCTGTACAATAGCGGTGCTGTTTTATAGCTTTTAAATCTGAACCAAATATATTCTGCCACTTTATTGTTTGCATTAGTTTTTCTCCTTTCTATTGATATAGTATCTCATTGTAAGTCTATATCTTACAGTGTTAGCTAATTCTAACGTTGGAATAAAATATAGAAAAGAAAAAGTAAGTATATGAGTACAATTTTACTCCTTATAGATAATTTAACCATTATAATTTATTATGCTTTAATTGATATTGATTATCAATATCTTTGCGGTTTGACTATAGAAAAATCTATAGCAGCAAAATAGTAACTTTAAGATTTATCTTGATTATTCAAGCAGTTCTTTTACATCCTTATAAATTAATATATTCGATATACCTGCATAGTATCTTATTATTCCATCAATCACAGTTATTGGAGGGGTGAATCCCTTATGGATAATATTATTTACTTCAGTTCCTTCTTTATCTGATAAATTTATTTTATCAAGTTCTATAAAATTTAATATTATATTTTGTGATACGTCACTATTATTAAGGAAATCTCTTAAATCATTATAGAGTTCCTCTGTTTCTATAAGTGTTACATTTGATTCAGATGAAATAGAATTTTTACAGTTGTTTCTGCAGTTTGTACAGCTGCTGCATTTTGTTTTATTTTGGCAGCTATTAGAAGTGGAATCATGACTGCTATTGCAGCAGCTTTTTAAAGATAGCACAGCATTCTTATTTCCATTCTCTAATAATAACAATTATATTATCATAAAGAGATAATTTTATGCAATTCAAAATGTGTTATATTGACAAAAAGTATATTTAAAAATAAAATTAGTATAATAATTATTAGTTGTTTAAAGATGATTTGTACAGGAGATGTAATCAATGAATAGAGAAATTTATATGGACTATGCAGCTACAACTTTTGTAAAACCAGAAGTTATA
This window encodes:
- the ilvC gene encoding ketol-acid reductoisomerase → MESLKIYYDEDSNLDLLRDKTVAVLGYGSQGHAHAQNLKDSGINVVVGLYKGSKSWRRAEEDGFEVVEAAGAVKKADLVMILIPDEKQKGLYIDSVKDNLTEGKVLMFAHGFNIHFNQITPPENVDVIMVAPKGPGHIVRREYTEGKGVPCLYAVYQDYSGKAKDYALAYAKGIGGTRGGVLETTFKDETETDLFGEQVVLCGGVSELIKAGFETLVEAGYAPENAYFECMHEMKLIVDLMNEGGLSYMRYSISDTAEYGDYSIGKRIITEDTRKEMKKVLGEIQDGTFAKNWILENQTGRPSFIAKRKKEQNHPIEVVGKKLRSMMSWINSK
- the ilvB gene encoding biosynthetic-type acetolactate synthase large subunit, producing MKMKGAEVLLKCMIEQGVDTIFGYPGGTVIPIYDALYSTKEIKHILTAHEQGATHAADGYARSTGKVGVAIVTSGPGTTNTITGIATAYADSIPIVVFTGQVPLNLLGKNSFQEVNTKSITDSITKKNYIVDKPENLPTIVREAFKVAASGRPGPVVVDIPKDMQTAEIDYEVQEKLPLEVNLQQKSYENDLNKVADMINSSERPVVYSGGGTIIAGAQEELMEFIQKIDSPITCSLMGIGAFPGDSEYYMGMVGMHGTPCSNRAVSNCDLLIAVGARFSDRVTSKVSSFAPKAKIIHIDIDPKEFGKIVNVNMPVTGDIKDILQKLNKKLDKLNHTTWMNEIRHWKQSQRDPFKDRCELSPKFIMETLYSLTKGDCIVTTEVGQHQMWAAQYFTFLKPRTFISSGGLGTMGYGLGASIGAFMGNPNKKVINVAGDGSFKMNSTELVTISRYRLPIVQLLLNNHALGMVHQWQDMFYDRRFSQTEFGPEVDFMKLGAAYGIKTFKIQSNSEVEECLKEALSLNEPVIIECVIDTKVKVHPMVPPGAAISEFIE
- a CDS encoding metal-dependent transcriptional regulator, producing MKVQESAENYLETILVLSKRNDTVRSIDIVRELGFSKPSISVAMKNLRQNNYIVMDDEGYIELTSEGFEIAAKMYERHTIISKLLVKLGVDEKKAVEDACRIEHVISEESFEAIKKAAGKMNR
- a CDS encoding cell wall-binding repeat-containing protein, whose amino-acid sequence is MRLRKILGLIVGVVMLFSTTVLAESSYSLNQKRIFGKDRYETSSLISKNGWESASSVVICNGKNFPDALCAAPLAKKYNAPILLTSKSGLSESIKEELSRLNPDKVTVIGGSGVISDKVISEIKAAAPKASDITRLGGATRYDTSEMIADKVGKSSSIVLVSGKAPSDALSISYIAANKGMPILLADRKEDVSEYSKNNSVEKAYIIGGESLVSKDIESIFKNTERIYGKDRYESNQKILDKFKDDINFGSIYLASAQYNGVDQFADALSVSALASKDCNPIILVSGTMNKDTVSIIKSKVDKSSKVIAIGGTQLVSENIVTTLVNVNSSNDNDNQGNSGSSGGGGGGGSSSSNPFAGGNGTVSSPYKIATAAQLNKVRSYLNKNFILTADIDLSSYANWEPIGTFKPLSDKEEDAETPDPAVAFSGTFDGRGHTISNLKVNRSESFASGLFGCTVGTGEKPSSICNLKVQNADVTGFYLVGGVIGLQYKGCTVENITLTGNNKIQGSQGVGGIVGTSFECIKGCNAIADIIVLGSDGGWAGVLVGGMEGSSLIDCTSTGGSVTAEGDNCNALGGLSGGIYAGVQITNCHVNNVIITSSGQNDRLVGGLIGFTGTYGQDTPTMIINCSASTTISTSDNTTCVGGLVGGSKESDTQAIPSSFAIKNCTTAGTIVGGSESVGSITGYAYNSTVENCTSTMTVNGNANVPQIGKSETTEPSLFAGGSGTEADPYQIATASQLNNVRKYLDKHYILTADIDLSSYENWESIGTFNSQAEDDSGYFANAFTGSFDGDNHIISNLTTNRKDSVGVGLIGVSTSSSVVKNLKMENVKAEGTMAVGAVVGYNQGTVENLILSGDNNISGYNCIGGILGGNEGGAIKNCTSAATINILGDNVFENGRYILPDNAECGGIIVGGSFGGTIDGCSAEGTVNSKGSNAMGLGGVGGCLENMESIINCNAKVTINAGESAHGVGGLCGFSGTFDKENPAKISNCKVTVAINGKDATHTGGLVGTGLYMNKYNMESVFIISGCEVNATINDTVTPGTVAGRAEGSIIESCIANVTIDGVSDGPEIGITDRLFESAE
- a CDS encoding helix-turn-helix domain-containing protein produces the protein MKLYNTILSLNREHVKVSFPAEIGKGLVLQWRIKQGITITDWKMNYNRETLVRENSSLYFVNLCFCVKGEMCWEREKDRNEIEEGDMYLYRSKGELEVGYYEKEKNYEFISIKIPESIFMEIIMQYLDEREFKNVIYHINKGLKFSANHHINRILYSLREIPKNKGLASMYLEGKLYELIAVYLSNIIEKNRECYYSIKLTSEDVDAINKAKNIIDNNLTNLPTVNELTKLVNINTSKLSQGFRMIFGVPVYTYGINQRLEYAAYLLDTTNKNIGEIATLLGYTNMSHFSYAFKKQFGLLPKEYRKK
- a CDS encoding transposase — its product is MSNKSKRYTEDFKNTVVELYKSGKSLSELNSEYGASKSTIKSWVKKSTPIQIDNNKTITTADYQVLMKKMARLEEENEILKKAMAIFAKKN
- a CDS encoding helix-turn-helix domain-containing protein, with product MKLPDSIDLYKLMKKLCVQDHCFILRARNEIKHIFSQPYPVKEELCRTYHQIKVIELLLFLSSNNISEQNQERPYYSRKQVTITRQIRDHLITHMNKRITIEEISKKYGIGVTTLKSCFKGIYGTTIRNYMHHYRIKTAAFMLQNSYDSIAVISGKVGYENQSKFAAAFKKMTSMSPSEYRKFKD